The proteins below are encoded in one region of Clostridium cylindrosporum DSM 605:
- a CDS encoding hybrid sensor histidine kinase/response regulator, with translation MKALIEEYIDSTVIEADSAKNALKELFKHKVDLIILDIQMEEIDGFELASIIKNRKKTKDIPIVFLTASYVGEEFRKRGFEIGAVDYLTKPIDEYQLINRINIYLKLIEKERNMNIELEKRVNEQFNELIKAKEKAEAASEAKDVFLANISHELRTPLNILLSTIQLMNLYLKKDEVIDRNKFRKKINLQKQNCYRLLRLINNLIDITRIDKEHFNISLDTHNIIEVIEGITLSVVEYVESKGITLVFDTDIEEKVIECDLSAIERIMLNLLSNAIKFTPGGGCIYVNVEAMDDIVKISVADTGIGISKDKADVIFERFKQVDNLLTRKHEGSGIGLSLVKSLVEMHEGRIYINSNYKNGSEFVVELPAKPIEKEKVIVSDLVNKSIEDINQKVLMEFSDIYF, from the coding sequence TTGAAAGCTTTAATTGAAGAATATATTGATTCTACAGTAATAGAAGCAGATTCAGCTAAAAATGCTTTAAAGGAACTGTTTAAGCACAAAGTAGATTTAATTATTTTAGATATTCAAATGGAAGAAATAGATGGTTTTGAACTTGCTTCTATTATAAAAAATAGAAAAAAAACAAAGGATATTCCTATAGTTTTTTTAACTGCCTCATATGTAGGTGAAGAGTTTAGAAAAAGGGGATTTGAAATAGGAGCAGTAGATTACCTCACAAAGCCAATTGATGAATATCAATTAATTAATAGAATTAATATATACTTAAAGCTTATTGAAAAAGAGAGAAATATGAATATTGAACTAGAAAAGAGAGTAAATGAGCAGTTTAATGAGTTAATTAAAGCAAAGGAAAAAGCAGAGGCTGCAAGTGAGGCAAAGGATGTATTTTTAGCAAATATATCTCATGAATTAAGAACGCCACTTAATATTCTGTTAAGTACCATACAATTAATGAATCTATACTTGAAAAAAGATGAAGTTATAGATAGGAACAAGTTTCGAAAGAAAATTAATTTACAAAAGCAAAACTGTTATAGATTATTAAGGCTTATTAATAATCTAATTGATATAACAAGAATTGATAAGGAGCATTTTAATATTAGTCTAGATACACATAACATTATAGAGGTTATAGAGGGAATTACGCTATCAGTTGTTGAGTATGTTGAGAGTAAAGGCATTACACTTGTGTTTGATACTGATATTGAGGAAAAAGTTATAGAATGTGATTTAAGTGCAATTGAGAGAATTATGTTAAACCTTCTTTCAAATGCTATTAAGTTTACTCCAGGTGGAGGGTGTATTTATGTAAATGTAGAGGCTATGGATGATATAGTTAAAATTTCAGTAGCTGATACAGGTATTGGAATAAGTAAGGATAAGGCAGATGTTATATTTGAAAGATTTAAACAGGTAGATAATTTGCTTACAAGAAAGCATGAGGGAAGTGGTATAGGATTAAGTCTTGTAAAATCACTTGTGGAAATGCATGAAGGAAGAATTTATATTAATAGCAACTATAAAAACGGAAGTGAATTTGTTGTTGAGCTACCAGCAAAACCTATAGAAAAGGAAAAGGTCATTGTTTCAGACTTAGTAAACAAATCAATTGAGGATATTAATCAAAAAGTGCTTATGGAATTTTCTGATATATACTTTTAA
- a CDS encoding dihydroorotate dehydrogenase electron transfer subunit, with amino-acid sequence MPLSYTKSKVYSNEHVVDNVYLMEVEIDAKVKAGQFYMLRGWGCEPILPRPISIHDYKDGKISFLYIVCGVGTEHLKNLKKDDRIELLGPLGNGFPLDKLTGNVAVVAGGIGTAPMLHTMKEMDAKKIDLYCGFRDKSYGIDKMKEYADEVFIATESGDEGHKGYVIDLLDPKKYDVVITCGPEIMMKKVADMCNEADVECYVSMESHMACGVGACLVCTCKTKNGNKRACKEGPVFSSRDVIFGE; translated from the coding sequence ATGCCATTAAGCTACACTAAGTCAAAAGTATACAGTAATGAACATGTAGTAGATAATGTCTACCTAATGGAAGTAGAAATCGATGCTAAGGTAAAGGCTGGACAGTTTTACATGCTTAGAGGATGGGGATGTGAGCCAATACTACCTAGACCTATAAGTATACATGATTACAAAGATGGAAAGATATCATTCTTATATATAGTTTGTGGAGTTGGAACAGAGCACCTTAAGAATCTTAAGAAAGATGACAGAATAGAGCTTCTAGGACCACTAGGAAATGGATTCCCACTAGATAAGTTAACAGGGAATGTAGCAGTTGTTGCAGGGGGAATCGGGACTGCCCCTATGCTTCATACAATGAAGGAAATGGATGCTAAGAAAATAGATTTATATTGTGGGTTTAGAGATAAAAGTTACGGAATAGACAAGATGAAAGAGTATGCAGATGAAGTATTTATAGCAACTGAATCAGGAGATGAAGGCCACAAGGGGTATGTAATAGACCTACTAGATCCTAAAAAGTACGATGTAGTAATTACATGTGGACCTGAAATAATGATGAAAAAGGTAGCGGATATGTGTAATGAAGCAGATGTTGAATGCTATGTTTCAATGGAAAGTCATATGGCATGTGGAGTTGGTGCTTGTCTTGTATGTACATGTAAAACAAAAAACGGAAACAAAAGAGCATGTAAAGAGGGGCCAGTATTTTCAAGTAGGGATGTGATTTTTGGTGAGTAG
- the pyrF gene encoding orotidine-5'-phosphate decarboxylase — protein sequence MIIDRLFEDVEKEGHVCLGLDTDISYIPGDFLKKYDNLEDAIFEFNREIIDATLDAVSCYKVQIAYYEAYGIPGMVAYKKTMQYIRNKGKIVIADIKRGDISNTAKMYAKAHFEGDFESDFITLSPYMGLDSIDPYLDYVKNKEKGLFLLVRTSNEGAKDIQYITDENGEKIYEVVGDKLNKLGEEYLGKCGYSSIGGVVGCTHRDESVKLRKVLDKMFFLIPGYGAQGGTAEDVALSLKDGNGGVVNSSRGILLAYKKKENGEKNFAECAREEAIRMREDIRNAIKLH from the coding sequence ATGATTATAGATAGATTATTTGAAGACGTAGAAAAAGAAGGACACGTATGTTTAGGACTTGATACAGATATTTCATATATCCCAGGGGACTTTTTAAAGAAATATGACAACTTAGAAGATGCGATATTTGAATTTAATAGAGAAATTATAGATGCTACACTAGATGCGGTATCATGTTACAAGGTTCAAATAGCCTACTATGAAGCCTATGGAATACCTGGAATGGTAGCTTACAAGAAGACTATGCAGTATATAAGAAATAAGGGCAAGATTGTTATAGCGGATATAAAAAGAGGAGATATTTCAAACACTGCAAAGATGTATGCTAAGGCACACTTTGAAGGGGATTTTGAAAGTGATTTTATAACACTTAGCCCATACATGGGACTAGACAGTATAGACCCATATCTTGACTATGTAAAGAACAAGGAAAAGGGACTATTCCTACTTGTTAGAACATCAAATGAAGGTGCTAAGGATATTCAGTATATAACTGATGAAAATGGGGAAAAGATATACGAGGTAGTTGGAGATAAATTAAATAAACTAGGTGAAGAGTACCTAGGAAAGTGTGGATATAGTTCAATAGGTGGAGTTGTTGGATGTACCCACAGAGATGAGTCAGTAAAGCTTAGAAAGGTGCTCGACAAGATGTTCTTCCTAATACCAGGATATGGAGCGCAAGGTGGAACGGCTGAGGATGTTGCACTAAGTCTTAAGGATGGTAATGGAGGAGTTGTAAACTCATCAAGAGGAATACTACTTGCCTATAAGAAAAAGGAAAACGGCGAAAAGAACTTCGCAGAATGTGCAAGAGAAGAAGCTATAAGAATGAGGGAGGATATTAGAAATGCCATTAAGCTACACTAA
- a CDS encoding dihydroorotate dehydrogenase encodes MSSKVVINGIDFKNPVITASGTFGFGQEYNEIYDVSSLGGISSKGLTINPKEGNDGPRVVETRAGMMNSVGLQNPGIDVFISNELPGMKKLNTRILANLGGATIEDYINGTLKLNDTDVDIIELNISCPNVKCGGMALGIKAETAADVVRKVKEVSKKPLMVKLSPNAESIVKVAVACEEAGADSLSLVNTFKGMAIDIRRKAPVFKNVVAGLSGPAIKPIALSMVYEVAGAVNIPVIGMGGITTWEDAIEFIMAGSTAIQVGTANFIKPDAALDIVNGIEEYMNKEGIKSLEEIRGIARR; translated from the coding sequence GTGAGTAGTAAGGTTGTAATTAACGGAATAGATTTTAAAAACCCTGTAATAACAGCTTCAGGGACATTTGGATTCGGTCAAGAGTATAACGAAATATATGATGTATCAAGCTTAGGCGGTATATCATCTAAGGGACTTACTATAAATCCAAAAGAGGGAAATGATGGGCCAAGAGTAGTAGAAACAAGAGCAGGGATGATGAATAGTGTAGGACTTCAAAACCCAGGAATAGATGTTTTTATAAGTAATGAACTTCCTGGAATGAAGAAGCTAAACACTAGAATACTTGCAAATCTTGGAGGAGCTACAATTGAGGACTACATAAATGGTACATTAAAGCTTAATGATACTGATGTAGACATAATAGAGCTTAATATATCATGCCCAAATGTTAAGTGTGGGGGAATGGCACTTGGTATAAAGGCGGAAACAGCAGCGGATGTTGTAAGAAAAGTTAAGGAAGTAAGCAAGAAGCCATTAATGGTTAAGCTTTCTCCTAATGCAGAAAGTATAGTGAAGGTTGCAGTAGCATGCGAAGAAGCTGGAGCAGACTCACTTTCACTTGTAAATACATTTAAGGGAATGGCGATTGATATAAGAAGGAAAGCACCTGTATTTAAAAATGTAGTTGCAGGACTTTCAGGACCAGCTATTAAGCCAATAGCACTAAGTATGGTATATGAAGTAGCAGGTGCTGTAAACATTCCTGTAATAGGAATGGGTGGAATAACAACTTGGGAAGATGCTATAGAATTTATAATGGCAGGTTCAACTGCAATTCAAGTAGGAACTGCAAACTTTATAAAGCCAGATGCAGCCCTTGATATAGTAAATGGAATAGAAGAATACATGAATAAAGAAGGTATAAAAAGTTTAGAAGAAATTAGAGGAATTGCTAGGAGGTAA
- the ppaX gene encoding pyrophosphatase PpaX, with protein MVKAVLFDLDGTLLDTNNLIMESFKHTYRKHLDFNVEEKEIIKNFGEPLITTLNRYSKDNIDEMLDTYRRFNYDNHDAMTSIMEGAKETLESLINKGIKLGVVTSKREVMARKGLVLFDIEKYFDTVITPELTDKHKPNPEPIYEACRNLKIKPNESIMVGDSSFDILCGKNAGAKTCLVNYTLLDKIEINKYKPDYKVDKLNDILEII; from the coding sequence ATGGTTAAAGCAGTTTTGTTTGATTTAGATGGAACACTACTTGATACTAATAACTTAATAATGGAATCATTTAAACACACCTATAGAAAACACCTTGACTTTAATGTAGAGGAAAAGGAAATCATTAAGAATTTTGGTGAGCCTTTAATTACAACCCTTAATAGGTATTCAAAGGATAATATAGATGAAATGTTAGATACCTATAGAAGGTTTAATTATGATAATCATGATGCTATGACTAGTATTATGGAAGGGGCCAAGGAAACTCTTGAATCCCTTATAAATAAAGGTATTAAGCTTGGGGTTGTTACATCGAAAAGAGAGGTTATGGCAAGGAAAGGCTTAGTTCTTTTTGATATAGAAAAGTATTTTGATACAGTTATAACACCGGAACTTACAGATAAGCACAAGCCAAATCCAGAGCCTATATATGAAGCTTGTAGGAATCTTAAAATAAAACCTAATGAAAGTATCATGGTAGGAGATAGTAGTTTTGATATACTATGTGGAAAAAATGCAGGAGCAAAAACATGTTTAGTTAACTACACTTTACTTGATAAAATAGAAATAAATAAATACAAACCCGATTATAAAGTAGATAAGCTTAATGATATATTGGAAATAATATAA
- the guaA gene encoding glutamine-hydrolyzing GMP synthase, translating to MNKELVLIVDFGGQYNQLIARRVREAGVYCEIIPYSKAFEVIDERKPGGIIFTGGPNSVYKEDSPLIDKRIFELSIPVLGICYGDQLMAHQLGGTVEPASYREYGNTKIKFDTKSPIFKGVAEEAEVFMSHTDHISKLPEGFKVIASTDSCTNAAMANEEKNLYGIQFHPEVKHSQYGQDILKNFLFEICDLKADWSMSSFVEDKIKEIKELVGDKKVICGLSGGVDSSVAAVLVHKAIGKNLTCIFVDHGLLRKNEGKEVYDTFKEKFDMNLIMVDAKERFLTKLKGVTEPEAKRKIIGEEFIRVFEAESNKLEGIDFLVQGTIYPDIVESGTETSQTIKSHHNVGGLPEDITFKLIEPLRELFKDEVREVGREMSIPEEVVSRQPFPGPGLGIRILGEVSEDKLEILREADAILREEVKNAGLDKEIWQYFAVLPNIRSVGVMGDERTYSHTIALRAVESVDGMTSEWFRVPYDVLQKISSRIVNEVPNINRIVYDITSKPPATIEWE from the coding sequence ATGAATAAGGAATTAGTACTTATTGTAGACTTCGGAGGTCAATATAATCAGCTAATAGCTAGAAGAGTTAGAGAAGCTGGTGTTTACTGTGAAATAATACCATACAGTAAGGCTTTTGAAGTTATAGATGAAAGAAAACCAGGTGGGATTATATTTACTGGTGGACCAAACAGTGTTTACAAGGAAGATTCACCATTAATAGACAAGAGAATATTTGAACTTTCTATTCCAGTGCTTGGAATTTGCTACGGAGACCAACTTATGGCACATCAACTAGGGGGGACTGTTGAACCTGCATCATACAGAGAGTATGGTAATACTAAGATTAAGTTTGACACTAAGTCACCTATATTTAAGGGTGTTGCAGAAGAAGCAGAAGTTTTCATGAGTCATACAGACCATATATCTAAGCTTCCTGAAGGATTTAAGGTTATAGCATCTACAGATAGTTGTACAAATGCTGCTATGGCTAACGAAGAAAAGAATTTATACGGAATCCAATTCCACCCAGAAGTTAAGCATTCACAATATGGACAGGACATACTTAAGAACTTCCTATTTGAAATTTGTGACTTAAAAGCTGATTGGTCTATGTCATCATTTGTAGAGGATAAGATTAAGGAAATTAAGGAACTAGTTGGAGATAAGAAGGTTATATGTGGACTTTCAGGTGGAGTAGATTCATCTGTAGCAGCAGTTTTAGTTCATAAGGCAATTGGAAAGAACCTAACTTGTATCTTCGTTGACCACGGTCTACTTAGAAAAAATGAAGGTAAGGAAGTATATGACACTTTCAAAGAAAAGTTTGATATGAACCTTATTATGGTTGACGCTAAGGAAAGATTCTTAACTAAGCTAAAGGGTGTAACAGAACCTGAAGCTAAGAGAAAGATAATCGGTGAAGAATTCATAAGAGTTTTTGAAGCTGAATCAAATAAGCTAGAAGGTATAGATTTCCTAGTTCAAGGAACTATATATCCAGATATAGTTGAAAGTGGAACAGAAACATCTCAAACAATCAAGAGTCACCATAATGTTGGTGGACTTCCAGAAGACATTACATTTAAGCTAATTGAACCTCTAAGAGAACTATTTAAGGATGAGGTTAGAGAAGTTGGTCGTGAAATGTCAATTCCAGAGGAAGTTGTTTCAAGACAACCATTCCCAGGACCAGGACTTGGAATTAGAATACTTGGAGAAGTTAGCGAAGATAAGCTAGAGATCCTTAGAGAAGCAGATGCTATACTTAGAGAAGAAGTTAAAAACGCAGGATTAGATAAGGAAATATGGCAATACTTTGCGGTACTTCCTAACATAAGAAGTGTTGGAGTTATGGGAGACGAAAGAACATACTCACACACTATAGCTCTAAGAGCTGTTGAAAGTGTTGATGGTATGACATCAGAATGGTTCAGAGTTCCATATGATGTACTTCAAAAGATATCATCAAGAATTGTTAATGAAGTTCCAAACATAAACAGAATAGTTTATGATATAACTTCAAAACCACCAGCAACAATCGAGTGGGAATAG
- a CDS encoding response regulator, translating into MDFLRRITIKKRLLIVFAILMSAFIGFSIFASMQAQKLGDVAEKIYNQPMQVSSAATEAHYNVIKIHRGLNYIVLSQSPEELQREKDKVDVLVQEVFMNLNSIREKSQDEEILKVEKEARDILIEWKREQITLFNLVLAKKTNEAAIATKTKGANYVQQLEYVLNAIENYSTNKANVLIKQANQIESSQKSILITSTITVLAFIFGLFVLTISSILKPISMLQNTMSISANTGHIEEADIDGKNEVADMARYYNNLVKILKEEFWIKDGLNSLNQELSISVNLNEFAQKTINFLSRNMECGNAAFYLYDEASNSLHLNASFAFTERDALSHKYEIGEGTIGQAALEKKPILLKNIKRNDVLITTGTVCEAPLNTYTFPVVFEDEIYAVIELASFEPFTKLKQELIEEASKIISINLYSVIQNNKIKNLLEASEKAKKEAEKAREEVEEVNESLEQQKKLLQEQTEELQKSNVQLEEQHQLLQQQSEELQQTNAQLEEQQQQLEEQSNMLNIQNENLEKSREELSGRSKELEMANKYKSEFLANMSHELRTPLNAIILLSRLMIKDNADKLSNNNLEKIDVIHKSGHELLRLINSILDLSKIESGKMILDITKFYSEDLLFELKQLFKESANEKNIEFIAEDLADKEIIGDKNKISQILRNFLSNALKFTNEGSVTLRAELKNNSDIVFSVIDTGIGIPKEKQLLIFEEFQQLDGSTTRKYGGTGLGLCISKKLADVMDGEIKVVSNDGEGSTFSLYLKDVIVKDSEGKKYNSKSCLIYDDIELSKSEVAVDLEEGSSKTILVIEDDINFANIIKKINDDIGINTLVASNGKMGLDLAKKFKIDGILLDLGLPDISGAEVLRELKSTIELRNIPVHIISARGKDSSDLEIEDSIYHEKPISDEEITSLVLEMVNLSQENRDNLLEDITNLSLKDKNILVVDDDPRNIFVLAAALENYGATIYEAENGRDCLEQLGREKIDLVLMDIMMPEMNGFEAIRAIRTDESLKDIPIIAITAKSLKGDKEKCIEAGANDYISKPVHHDILIRLVKAWIGR; encoded by the coding sequence ATGGATTTTTTAAGAAGAATTACTATAAAAAAGAGATTACTTATAGTATTTGCGATATTAATGAGTGCTTTTATTGGCTTTAGTATATTTGCATCTATGCAAGCGCAAAAACTAGGAGATGTAGCTGAAAAAATATATAATCAGCCTATGCAAGTTTCTAGTGCTGCAACTGAAGCACATTATAATGTTATTAAAATCCATAGAGGACTAAATTATATTGTATTATCACAAAGTCCCGAGGAATTGCAAAGGGAAAAGGACAAAGTAGACGTACTTGTTCAAGAAGTCTTTATGAATCTTAATTCTATAAGAGAAAAGTCCCAGGATGAAGAAATACTAAAGGTAGAAAAGGAAGCCAGAGATATTTTAATAGAATGGAAACGTGAACAAATTACACTATTTAATTTGGTTTTAGCTAAGAAAACTAATGAAGCTGCTATAGCAACAAAAACCAAAGGTGCAAATTATGTTCAGCAGCTAGAATATGTACTAAATGCAATAGAGAATTATTCAACGAATAAGGCAAATGTATTAATTAAACAGGCAAATCAAATTGAAAGTTCTCAAAAATCAATTTTAATTACATCAACTATTACTGTTTTAGCATTTATCTTTGGACTATTTGTTTTAACAATAAGCAGTATCTTAAAGCCAATTAGTATGCTCCAAAATACTATGTCTATTAGTGCGAATACAGGTCATATAGAAGAGGCAGATATTGATGGAAAAAATGAAGTTGCAGATATGGCAAGATATTATAATAATTTAGTCAAGATATTAAAGGAAGAATTTTGGATAAAAGATGGGTTAAACTCACTAAACCAAGAACTATCTATAAGTGTTAACCTAAATGAATTTGCTCAAAAAACTATTAACTTTTTATCAAGAAATATGGAATGTGGAAATGCAGCTTTTTATCTATATGATGAAGCAAGTAATTCATTACACCTTAATGCTTCATTTGCATTTACTGAAAGAGATGCATTATCCCATAAATATGAAATTGGAGAGGGTACTATTGGACAAGCTGCCCTTGAAAAAAAACCTATACTTTTAAAAAATATTAAAAGAAATGATGTTTTAATTACTACAGGTACTGTATGTGAAGCTCCTTTAAATACATATACTTTCCCGGTAGTTTTTGAGGATGAGATTTATGCAGTAATTGAGCTTGCATCCTTTGAACCATTTACTAAATTAAAGCAGGAATTAATTGAGGAAGCTAGTAAAATTATTTCTATTAACCTATATTCAGTGATACAAAATAATAAGATTAAGAATCTTCTTGAAGCCTCAGAGAAGGCTAAAAAAGAGGCAGAAAAAGCTCGTGAAGAGGTTGAAGAGGTAAATGAATCACTAGAACAGCAGAAGAAATTACTTCAGGAACAAACCGAGGAGCTTCAAAAAAGCAATGTACAACTCGAGGAACAACATCAATTGCTTCAACAACAAAGTGAAGAGTTACAACAAACTAATGCACAACTTGAAGAACAACAGCAGCAACTTGAAGAACAATCAAATATGCTTAATATCCAAAATGAAAATCTAGAAAAGTCAAGAGAAGAGCTTTCAGGTCGTTCCAAGGAACTTGAGATGGCTAATAAATATAAATCTGAGTTTCTTGCAAATATGTCACATGAACTTCGTACGCCGCTAAATGCTATAATTTTACTTTCACGACTTATGATTAAGGATAATGCAGATAAATTAAGTAATAATAATTTAGAAAAAATAGATGTTATACATAAATCAGGACATGAACTGTTAAGGCTTATTAACTCTATATTAGATTTATCAAAAATAGAGTCTGGAAAAATGATCTTAGATATTACTAAGTTTTATTCAGAGGATTTGTTATTTGAACTTAAGCAACTTTTTAAAGAATCCGCAAATGAAAAGAATATAGAATTTATAGCTGAGGATTTAGCAGATAAAGAAATTATAGGAGATAAGAATAAGATATCTCAAATTCTTAGAAACTTTTTATCCAATGCTTTAAAATTTACAAATGAGGGGTCAGTTACCTTAAGGGCTGAGCTTAAAAATAATAGTGATATAGTTTTTTCAGTTATAGATACGGGAATAGGAATTCCAAAAGAAAAGCAGTTACTTATTTTTGAAGAGTTTCAACAACTTGATGGGTCTACAACAAGAAAATATGGAGGAACTGGACTTGGACTTTGTATTTCTAAGAAGTTAGCAGATGTTATGGATGGTGAAATAAAAGTTGTAAGTAATGATGGAGAAGGAAGTACATTCTCACTATACTTAAAAGATGTAATAGTTAAAGACAGTGAAGGTAAAAAATATAATAGCAAATCATGTTTAATCTATGATGATATAGAACTATCAAAATCAGAGGTAGCAGTGGATTTAGAGGAAGGTAGTAGTAAAACTATATTAGTAATAGAAGACGATATAAACTTTGCAAATATAATAAAAAAAATTAATGATGATATAGGTATTAATACTTTAGTAGCATCAAATGGGAAAATGGGATTAGACTTAGCTAAAAAATTTAAGATTGATGGTATACTACTTGATTTAGGTTTACCTGATATTAGTGGTGCTGAGGTATTAAGAGAATTAAAGAGCACTATTGAGTTAAGGAATATACCTGTACATATTATATCCGCAAGAGGTAAGGATAGTAGTGATTTGGAAATTGAAGATAGTATTTATCATGAAAAGCCAATTAGTGATGAAGAAATTACATCATTAGTACTAGAAATGGTTAATCTTTCTCAGGAAAACAGAGATAACCTACTAGAGGATATAACAAACTTAAGTCTAAAGGATAAGAATATACTTGTAGTAGACGATGACCCAAGAAATATATTTGTTTTAGCAGCAGCCCTTGAGAATTATGGAGCAACAATTTATGAAGCTGAAAATGGAAGGGATTGTCTTGAACAGTTAGGCAGAGAAAAAATAGATTTAGTATTAATGGATATTATGATGCCTGAGATGAATGGATTTGAGGCAATAAGGGCCATACGTACAGATGAAAGTTTAAAGGATATTCCTATAATTGCTATAACCGCAAAAAGCCTAAAGGGAGATAAGGAAAAATGTATTGAGGCTGGTGCCAATGACTATATTTCAAAACCTGTACATCATGATATATTAATTCGTTTAGTTAAAGCATGGATTGGAAGATAA
- the pyrE gene encoding orotate phosphoribosyltransferase, which yields MSTIEILKEVEALLEGHFLLSSGRHSDKYCQCAKLLMYPDKAAKVLSTVVDQLKDIDVDVVVGPAMGGVVVSYEMGRQLGKRTIFTERENGVMTLRRGFEIAKGEKVIITEDVVTTGKSFNEAIEAVTKAGGEVVAIACIVDRRAEGVEFDLPLYSAIKLDVKSYDADDCPLCKEGLPYIKPGSRNIK from the coding sequence ATGAGTACAATAGAAATACTAAAGGAAGTTGAAGCACTACTAGAAGGACATTTTTTACTATCATCAGGAAGACACAGTGATAAGTACTGCCAATGCGCAAAGCTACTTATGTACCCAGATAAAGCTGCAAAGGTACTATCAACAGTAGTAGACCAACTTAAGGACATAGATGTAGATGTTGTTGTAGGACCAGCTATGGGTGGAGTTGTTGTATCATACGAAATGGGAAGACAACTAGGAAAAAGAACTATTTTCACTGAAAGAGAAAATGGTGTTATGACTCTTAGAAGAGGATTTGAAATAGCTAAGGGTGAAAAGGTTATAATCACTGAGGACGTTGTAACAACAGGAAAGTCATTTAACGAAGCTATCGAAGCTGTTACAAAGGCTGGTGGAGAAGTTGTAGCAATTGCTTGTATAGTAGATAGAAGAGCTGAAGGTGTAGAATTCGACCTACCACTATACAGTGCTATAAAGCTTGATGTTAAGTCATATGATGCAGATGATTGTCCACTATGTAAAGAAGGACTACCATACATTAAGCCAGGAAGCAGAAATATAAAGTAA
- a CDS encoding CheR family methyltransferase has protein sequence MNIYSNKDSITNYISVLGNISSKEDIEYLSSLLLKSDNLEMQITFLSAAMLPSQIVENLIWVQKNKKCKIYVLRRYLYSYLYSLGVNCLYIKSKSVESKAILHNKVDNTEEINKDEVTIFLKEIYEKYRYNYTEYQLDSIIRRIKIGMLRENTKKFQEFKEKVLNNSYIFEQIFLDFSINTTEFFRNPNVFNTIRVKILPHLNAHSYIKIWCAGCSTGQEPYSLAIVLKELGMLDKCQIYATDINPYVISEARNGIYPLQSVEVAERNYKSSGGTESFTQYFEVKDKYLKIKKDIKERILFFDHSIIDNGVPGEFHLILCRNLFIYFNFQLQEKMLKTFSKALDEKGFLVLGKSEGILLNNGSTYFDKYHEKHRIYIRR, from the coding sequence TTGAACATCTACTCAAATAAAGATAGCATAACAAATTATATATCAGTACTTGGAAATATATCTTCTAAGGAGGATATAGAATACCTATCTTCGCTTCTTTTAAAAAGCGATAATTTAGAGATGCAAATTACATTTTTAAGTGCTGCAATGCTTCCATCTCAAATAGTAGAAAACCTTATATGGGTGCAAAAAAATAAAAAATGCAAAATATATGTTTTAAGAAGATATTTATATTCATACCTTTATAGCCTTGGTGTTAATTGTCTTTACATTAAAAGTAAATCTGTGGAAAGTAAAGCTATTTTACATAACAAGGTTGATAACACAGAAGAAATAAATAAAGATGAAGTAACGATATTCTTAAAAGAAATATATGAAAAATACCGATACAATTATACAGAATATCAATTAGATAGCATAATAAGAAGAATTAAAATAGGAATGTTAAGGGAAAATACGAAAAAGTTTCAGGAATTTAAAGAAAAGGTACTTAATAATAGCTATATATTTGAACAGATTTTTCTAGATTTCTCTATAAATACAACGGAGTTTTTTAGAAATCCTAATGTGTTTAATACAATTAGGGTGAAAATATTGCCACATTTAAATGCTCATTCCTATATTAAAATTTGGTGTGCAGGGTGTTCAACTGGTCAAGAACCCTACTCACTGGCTATTGTTTTAAAAGAGTTAGGTATGTTAGATAAATGTCAAATATATGCTACAGATATAAATCCCTATGTGATTTCAGAGGCAAGAAATGGAATATATCCACTACAAAGTGTTGAAGTAGCTGAAAGAAATTATAAAAGTTCCGGTGGAACTGAAAGTTTCACTCAATATTTTGAAGTAAAGGATAAATATCTAAAAATAAAAAAAGATATTAAGGAGAGAATATTATTCTTTGATCATAGTATTATCGATAACGGGGTACCGGGAGAATTTCATTTAATACTTTGTAGAAATCTCTTTATATATTTTAATTTTCAGCTTCAGGAAAAAATGCTAAAAACATTTAGTAAGGCTTTAGATGAAAAGGGATTCTTAGTTTTAGGGAAAAGTGAAGGAATACTTCTGAATAATGGAAGTACTTATTTTGATAAATATCATGAAAAACATAGGATATATATAAGGCGTTAG